In Zingiber officinale cultivar Zhangliang chromosome 8B, Zo_v1.1, whole genome shotgun sequence, a single genomic region encodes these proteins:
- the LOC122013912 gene encoding MADS-box transcription factor 1-like, giving the protein MGLGRVEVRRIENKINRQVTFSKRKAGLLKKAYELSVLCDVELSLIIFSNRGKLFDFSTASKFLECDVLILDTGLGSAENQARVKELLHVEESKLEEDEGNTTPAVRWV; this is encoded by the exons ATGGGGCTGGGGAGGGTTGAGGTGAGGAGAATAGAGAACAAGATCAATAGGCAGGTGACCTTCTCCAAGAGGAAGGCCGGGCTGCTGAAGAAGGCCTACGAGCTCTCTGTTCTCTGCGACGTCGAACTCTCCCTCATCATCTTCTCCAACCGCGGCAAGCTCTTCGACTTCTCCACCGCCTCCAagttttt AGAATGCGATGTGCTTATTTTAGATACTGGATTGGGAAgtgcagagaatcaagcaagagTCAAGGAGTTACTTCATGTGGAGGAATCAAAACTAGAGGAGGACGAGG GAAATACCACTCCAGCAGTGAGATGGGTTTGA